In the Streptomyces sp. BHT-5-2 genome, one interval contains:
- a CDS encoding type II secretion system F family protein — protein MTGGNALALLALGATALCGVLAVAGVRVHASGRAQRQAIVDRLDDERGLPATGRRRRFPSVDRTLRGTRFGRRLALRLAATGLDVTPGEFFVAMLATVIGLWAAAQAVLAPFFGPIAALIAVWAAFAFLNWQRQKRIEKFINQLPELSRILANATQAGLALRTALAMAAEELEAPAGEELAKVAGKLAVGHSVDDALGELAERLPSRELVVLVTTLVLANRAGGTVVGALRNLTKTLEERKETRREVRTQLSQVVVTAYVVPVLGIGTLLLMNRIAPGAIDRMTSSVLGQLAVVVAFVLYGLGFFLIRRLSKIDV, from the coding sequence ATGACCGGTGGGAACGCCCTCGCCCTGCTCGCCCTCGGCGCCACCGCGCTGTGCGGCGTCCTCGCCGTCGCCGGAGTCCGCGTCCACGCCTCCGGGCGCGCCCAGCGGCAGGCCATCGTCGACCGGCTCGACGACGAGCGCGGACTGCCGGCGACCGGCCGGCGCCGCCGCTTCCCGTCCGTCGACCGCACCCTGCGCGGCACCCGCTTCGGCCGTCGGCTGGCACTCCGCCTGGCCGCCACCGGACTGGACGTCACCCCCGGCGAGTTCTTCGTCGCCATGCTCGCCACGGTGATCGGGCTGTGGGCGGCCGCCCAGGCCGTCCTCGCCCCGTTCTTCGGGCCGATCGCCGCGCTGATCGCGGTCTGGGCGGCGTTCGCCTTCCTCAACTGGCAGCGGCAGAAGCGGATCGAGAAGTTCATCAACCAGCTCCCCGAACTCTCCCGGATCCTCGCCAACGCCACCCAGGCCGGCCTGGCGCTGCGCACCGCCCTGGCGATGGCCGCCGAGGAGCTGGAGGCCCCGGCCGGCGAGGAGCTGGCGAAGGTCGCCGGGAAACTCGCCGTCGGCCACTCCGTCGACGACGCCCTCGGCGAGCTGGCCGAACGCCTCCCCTCCCGCGAACTGGTCGTGCTGGTCACCACCTTGGTCCTCGCCAACCGCGCCGGCGGCACCGTCGTCGGCGCGCTGCGCAACCTCACCAAGACCCTGGAGGAGCGCAAGGAGACCCGCCGCGAGGTCCGCACCCAGCTCTCCCAGGTCGTGGTCACCGCCTACGTCGTCCCGGTGCTCGGCATCGGCACCCTGCTGCTGATGAACCGCATCGCCCCGGGCGCCATCGACCGGATGACCTCGTCCGTCCTGGGCCAACTCGCCGTCGTGGTGGCCTTCGTCCTCTACGGGCTCGGCTTCTTCCTCATCCGCCGGCTCTCCAAGATCGACGTCTAG
- a CDS encoding DUF5936 domain-containing protein, producing MALAIVLALALALSVVGICCGIALYRREARLPPDLALSLEVGATRATAVGSAVDRTGMRYAPLVLRLMGEKRVARVRRRIDLAGNPGGLTVDRYAARRAVYGALGFFGALVMFLKGQPVLGVLMVLFGLFWTEVGIWAAIRQRKDTIERTLPDFLDVLAVVVSAGLGFRQALDRVAEKYEGPWADELRITLRQMDMGVSRRAAFEELRRRNDSEQVAQFVTALQQGEELGAPIVETLIQIADDMRRTDAQNARRRAARAVPKATMVVTTFMVPATMILLIAGFFLGSGTDFGSLMGR from the coding sequence ATGGCACTCGCAATCGTGCTGGCCCTCGCCCTCGCCCTGTCGGTCGTCGGCATCTGCTGCGGGATCGCGCTCTACCGCCGCGAGGCCCGGCTGCCCCCCGACCTCGCGCTGTCCCTGGAGGTCGGCGCGACCCGCGCCACCGCCGTCGGCTCGGCCGTGGACCGCACCGGTATGCGCTACGCCCCCCTGGTCCTGCGGTTGATGGGCGAGAAGCGGGTGGCGCGGGTCCGCCGCCGGATCGACCTGGCGGGCAACCCCGGCGGCCTCACCGTCGACCGCTACGCCGCCCGCCGCGCGGTCTACGGCGCCCTGGGCTTCTTCGGCGCGCTGGTGATGTTCCTCAAGGGCCAGCCCGTACTGGGCGTCCTGATGGTGCTGTTCGGACTCTTCTGGACCGAGGTGGGCATCTGGGCGGCCATCCGGCAGCGGAAGGACACCATCGAGCGCACGCTTCCGGACTTTCTCGATGTGCTCGCCGTCGTGGTGAGCGCCGGGCTCGGCTTCCGCCAGGCGCTGGACCGGGTCGCCGAGAAGTACGAGGGCCCCTGGGCCGACGAACTCCGCATCACCCTGCGCCAGATGGACATGGGCGTCAGCCGCCGCGCCGCCTTCGAGGAGCTGCGGCGACGCAACGACTCCGAGCAGGTCGCGCAGTTCGTCACCGCCCTCCAGCAGGGCGAGGAACTGGGCGCACCGATCGTCGAGACGCTGATCCAGATCGCCGACGACATGCGCCGCACCGACGCCCAGAACGCCCGCCGGCGGGCCGCCCGCGCGGTTCCCAAGGCCACCATGGTGGTCACCACGTTCATGGTTCCGGCCACGATGATCCTGCTCATCGCCGGTTTCTTCCTGGGCTCCGGCACCGACTTCGGCTCCCTGATGGGGAGATGA
- a CDS encoding Flp family type IVb pilin: MAKRFTRDDRGQTSIEYLGIIAVVVAIVLVLSTTDFGSQIANAIANKISDVVGI; this comes from the coding sequence ATGGCGAAGCGGTTCACGCGGGACGACCGGGGACAGACCTCGATCGAGTACCTCGGCATCATCGCGGTGGTCGTGGCGATCGTCCTGGTCCTGTCGACCACGGACTTCGGCAGCCAGATCGCCAACGCCATCGCCAACAAGATCTCCGACGTCGTCGGCATCTGA
- a CDS encoding pilus assembly protein TadG-related protein: MPATTATRRPRRDAGQTLPIYLVAIGGLLFLALAFFAVGQAAATRNGAQTAADAAALAAGQKYRDDLRKGVLAGLRAAPGAGDPTAWSDLLAGRGVPSGAACANADWYAGRNDAAVSSCTPDSWPTSFAVTVKSRSTVGDSVIPGTAGTHASAAAKAVVTPRCTVAPPGGGPSAAPTPTPTPTGPAGGKDTGPAPRTLVCDGKGWTLDPDRPQDLPTAADLFSVRLVR, translated from the coding sequence GTGCCGGCCACCACCGCCACGCGCCGCCCCCGACGCGACGCCGGACAGACCCTGCCGATCTACCTCGTCGCGATCGGGGGCCTGCTCTTCCTCGCGCTCGCCTTCTTCGCCGTCGGCCAGGCGGCGGCCACCCGCAACGGCGCCCAGACCGCCGCGGACGCGGCCGCGCTGGCCGCCGGCCAGAAGTACCGCGACGACCTGCGCAAGGGCGTCCTCGCCGGACTCCGCGCCGCTCCCGGCGCCGGCGACCCGACGGCCTGGAGCGACCTCCTCGCCGGCCGCGGCGTCCCCTCCGGCGCCGCCTGCGCGAACGCCGACTGGTACGCCGGACGCAACGACGCCGCGGTCTCCTCCTGCACCCCGGACTCCTGGCCGACGTCGTTCGCCGTCACCGTGAAGTCCCGGAGCACGGTGGGCGATTCGGTGATCCCCGGCACCGCCGGCACCCACGCCTCGGCCGCGGCGAAGGCCGTCGTCACCCCCCGCTGCACCGTCGCCCCGCCCGGTGGCGGCCCCTCGGCCGCACCCACGCCCACCCCCACCCCCACCGGGCCGGCCGGCGGCAAGGACACCGGGCCCGCCCCCCGCACGCTCGTCTGCGACGGCAAGGGCTGGACGCTCGACCCCGACCGCCCCCAGGACCTCCCCACGGCCGCCGACCTGTTCTCCGTACGCCTGGTCCGGTGA
- a CDS encoding OmpA family protein produces the protein MTASRTAVTAAAALLLAVALTAPAAHADPPDITEDTTAPVRIDPTNPNLRMVQGATLAPPKVLNIKSVVETDDGSESRQDTNDNITFSLQAEVLFGKDSAELSTDSLARISAIADEVRKQHATQLRVFGFTDNLGTVAHGLVLSKQRANAVQRELAVDLGSSVTFQIRGYGEQYPVADNSTEAGRRKNRRVEVSFPRNGG, from the coding sequence ATGACCGCCTCCCGTACGGCCGTCACGGCCGCCGCCGCCCTCCTGCTGGCCGTCGCCCTGACGGCCCCCGCCGCCCACGCCGACCCGCCGGACATCACCGAGGACACCACCGCGCCGGTCCGCATCGACCCCACCAACCCCAACCTGCGGATGGTCCAGGGCGCCACCCTCGCCCCGCCCAAGGTCCTCAACATCAAGTCCGTGGTGGAGACCGACGACGGCTCCGAGAGCCGCCAGGACACCAACGACAACATCACCTTCTCGCTCCAGGCCGAGGTCCTCTTCGGCAAGGACAGCGCCGAGCTGTCGACGGACTCGCTGGCCCGGATCAGCGCCATCGCCGACGAGGTCAGAAAGCAGCACGCCACCCAGCTGCGGGTGTTCGGCTTCACCGACAACCTCGGCACCGTCGCGCACGGCCTGGTCCTCTCCAAGCAGCGGGCCAACGCCGTCCAGCGCGAACTCGCCGTCGACCTCGGCTCCTCCGTCACCTTCCAGATCCGCGGCTACGGCGAGCAGTACCCGGTCGCCGACAACAGCACCGAGGCCGGCCGCCGGAAGAACCGCCGTGTGGAGGTCAGCTTCCCGCGCAACGGCGGCTGA
- a CDS encoding TetR/AcrR family transcriptional regulator, protein MARPRKFDEGRAVDAAMEAFWAAGYEATSTQDLCDATGLGRSSIYNTFKSKHDLFERALARYMECKNGELAELLESDTLTPRQKLRAVLQRIIDEEFTRHLDGRGCLVVNTAIEVSAHDAPVAATLERDYGLRLEMIRAVIESGQRDGDIAPDKDSRTLAHLLIASVGGIRVSARAGVDRAALEGVADAALTAF, encoded by the coding sequence ATGGCCCGACCCAGGAAGTTCGACGAGGGGCGGGCGGTCGACGCCGCGATGGAGGCGTTCTGGGCCGCCGGCTATGAAGCGACGTCCACCCAGGACCTGTGCGACGCCACGGGTCTCGGGCGCAGCAGCATCTACAACACCTTCAAGAGCAAGCACGACCTCTTCGAACGGGCCCTGGCCCGCTACATGGAGTGCAAGAACGGCGAACTCGCCGAACTCCTCGAAAGCGACACCCTCACCCCTCGCCAGAAGCTCCGCGCCGTCCTCCAGCGCATCATCGACGAGGAGTTCACCCGCCACCTCGACGGCCGCGGCTGCCTGGTCGTCAACACCGCCATCGAGGTCTCGGCCCACGACGCCCCCGTGGCCGCCACCCTGGAGCGGGACTACGGCCTCCGCCTGGAGATGATCCGCGCCGTGATCGAGTCCGGTCAGCGCGACGGCGACATCGCCCCCGACAAGGACTCCCGCACCCTCGCCCACCTCCTCATCGCCTCCGTCGGCGGCATCCGCGTCTCGGCCCGCGCCGGCGTCGACCGTGCCGCCCTGGAAGGCGTCGCCGACGCCGCCCTGACGGCCTTCTGA
- a CDS encoding Cmx/CmrA family chloramphenicol efflux MFS transporter, with protein sequence MPLAVHLLGLAIFAQGTSEFMLSGLLPNIATDLGVPLSGAGLLISAFAVGMVVGAPVLAVATLRVPRRTALIAFQLAFTAGHVVGALAPGYGVLLATRVVSAVAYAGFWSVAAATAVSLVPQEAKGRAMSVVAMGLTLATVVGVPAGTVLSQHAGWRTAFWAVAALTVLSALSLRTALPAHPITADGHQLPELRRELNGLARPRLWLSYLITTLTFGAGVVTFSYLAPLLTEVTGLPAAWVPAVLALYGIGGLIGITVGGRLADSAPLRTLAAGAALLTLASAALARTADDLPVTLVLVPVLGFTAYLVNPVVQSRVFRLAPDAPTLVPAVNTSAFNVGITLTPILGGLTIDAGLGLPSVAWVGAATGLLGLAATAWAATLERRNRPAPPPLTATPRTPVGTAGATKS encoded by the coding sequence ATGCCCCTCGCCGTCCATCTCCTCGGCCTGGCGATCTTCGCCCAGGGGACCTCCGAGTTCATGCTCTCCGGCCTCCTCCCCAACATCGCCACCGACCTCGGCGTCCCCCTCTCCGGCGCCGGCCTGCTGATCTCCGCGTTCGCCGTCGGCATGGTCGTCGGCGCCCCCGTGCTCGCCGTCGCCACCCTCCGCGTCCCGCGCCGCACCGCGCTCATCGCCTTCCAACTGGCCTTCACCGCGGGCCATGTGGTCGGCGCGCTGGCCCCCGGCTACGGCGTGCTCCTCGCGACCCGCGTCGTCAGCGCCGTCGCCTACGCCGGTTTCTGGTCGGTGGCCGCCGCGACCGCGGTGTCCCTGGTGCCGCAGGAAGCGAAGGGCAGGGCGATGTCCGTGGTCGCCATGGGGCTCACCCTCGCCACCGTCGTGGGCGTGCCCGCCGGAACGGTCCTCAGTCAGCACGCCGGCTGGCGTACCGCCTTCTGGGCCGTCGCCGCCCTCACCGTCCTCAGTGCCCTCTCCCTGCGTACCGCCCTCCCCGCCCACCCCATCACCGCCGACGGCCACCAACTGCCCGAACTCCGGCGCGAGTTGAACGGACTGGCCCGCCCCCGGCTCTGGCTCTCCTACCTCATCACCACCCTGACCTTCGGGGCCGGCGTGGTCACCTTCAGCTATCTCGCCCCGCTCCTGACCGAGGTGACCGGACTCCCCGCCGCCTGGGTTCCCGCCGTCCTCGCCCTCTACGGCATCGGCGGCCTGATCGGCATCACCGTCGGCGGCCGACTGGCCGACTCCGCCCCGCTGCGCACCCTCGCCGCCGGCGCCGCCCTGCTCACCCTGGCCTCCGCCGCACTGGCCCGCACCGCCGACGACCTTCCGGTCACCCTCGTCCTGGTACCCGTCCTCGGCTTCACCGCCTACCTCGTCAACCCCGTCGTCCAGTCCCGGGTCTTCCGCCTCGCCCCCGACGCCCCCACCCTCGTCCCCGCGGTGAACACCTCGGCCTTCAACGTCGGGATCACCCTCACCCCGATCCTCGGCGGGCTGACCATCGACGCCGGCCTCGGCCTGCCCTCCGTCGCCTGGGTCGGCGCCGCCACCGGCCTCCTCGGCCTCGCCGCCACGGCCTGGGCCGCCACCCTCGAACGCCGCAACCGCCCCGCCCCACCCCCGCTCACCGCCACACCCCGAACCCCCGTCGGCACGGCCGGCGCCACCAAATCCTGA
- a CDS encoding DUF192 domain-containing protein encodes MGSWVDGRGVLEIAGTRVPVEIAASYRARTRGLLRRDGIAGALLLAPASGVHTFGMRFAIDVAYLNRDLVVVDVCTLRPGRLGRPRLRARHVLEAEAGAMAGWGMRRGVRVRVRTGDEGGRVSWWG; translated from the coding sequence ATGGGGAGTTGGGTGGATGGGCGGGGCGTCCTGGAGATTGCCGGGACGCGGGTTCCGGTGGAGATCGCGGCGTCGTACCGGGCTCGGACGCGGGGGTTGCTGCGGCGGGACGGGATCGCCGGGGCGCTGCTGCTGGCTCCGGCGAGCGGGGTGCACACGTTCGGGATGCGGTTCGCGATCGATGTGGCCTATCTGAACCGGGACTTGGTGGTGGTGGACGTGTGCACCCTGCGGCCCGGGCGGTTGGGGCGACCGCGGCTGCGGGCCCGGCACGTGCTGGAGGCGGAGGCCGGGGCGATGGCCGGGTGGGGGATGCGCCGCGGGGTGCGGGTGCGGGTGCGGACCGGGGACGAGGGCGGGCGAGTGAGCTGGTGGGGCTGA
- a CDS encoding prepilin peptidase yields MSVTLIALAAAYGAATGLLLPRPAHRLSVEPDENWRAHCPAGHPLTGAARGWLGPAHCPDCRAPYGPAAPPTAVATALACAALAATAGPRPELAAWLLMAPLAVLLTLVDRRVQRLPDVLTLPLAGTAAAALGAVGWLTGATGSWLRALLGGLALAACYLLLHLLNPTGLGLGDVKLALGLGVALGWYGWPTLITGGAAGLLIGALYAALLLLSRRTDRKATLPLGPFMIIGAFCALLTGAVAPG; encoded by the coding sequence GTGTCCGTCACCCTGATCGCCCTCGCCGCCGCCTACGGAGCCGCCACCGGACTCCTCCTGCCGCGACCCGCGCACCGCCTCTCCGTGGAACCGGACGAGAACTGGCGCGCACACTGCCCGGCCGGCCATCCGCTCACCGGCGCGGCCCGGGGCTGGCTGGGTCCCGCCCACTGCCCGGACTGCCGGGCGCCCTACGGGCCGGCCGCACCGCCGACCGCGGTGGCCACCGCCCTCGCCTGCGCGGCCCTCGCGGCGACCGCCGGACCCCGCCCGGAGCTCGCCGCCTGGCTGCTGATGGCCCCCCTCGCCGTCCTCCTGACGCTCGTCGACCGACGGGTGCAGCGCCTCCCCGACGTCCTGACCCTGCCACTGGCCGGGACCGCGGCCGCCGCGCTCGGCGCCGTCGGTTGGCTCACCGGCGCCACCGGCAGCTGGCTGCGCGCCCTCCTCGGCGGCCTCGCCCTGGCCGCCTGCTACCTGCTCCTGCACCTCCTCAACCCCACGGGCCTGGGCCTCGGCGACGTCAAGCTGGCGCTCGGCCTGGGCGTCGCCCTTGGGTGGTACGGCTGGCCCACCCTGATCACCGGCGGCGCGGCCGGCCTGCTGATCGGCGCCCTCTACGCGGCGCTCCTCCTGCTCAGCCGCCGCACCGACCGCAAGGCGACCCTGCCCCTGGGCCCATTCATGATCATCGGGGCCTTCTGCGCCCTGCTGACGGGCGCTGTCGCGCCCGGTTGA
- the mgrA gene encoding L-glyceraldehyde 3-phosphate reductase — MTTGSDYRAADSRYASMEYRRTGRSGLKLPAVSLGLWHNFGDDRTLSSQRAILRRAFDLGITHFDLANNYGPPPGSAELNFGKIFAQDFRGYRDELILSTKAGYLMHPGPYGEWGSRKYLLSSLDASLKRMGVDYVDIFYSHRFDPDTPLEETMGALASAVQQGKALYVGVSSYNTEQTREAVRILREMGVRPLIHQPSYSMINRWIEDDGLLDTVADAGMGCIAFAPLAQGMLTDKYLDGVPEGSRAAQGKSLDPNLLTDEVVRRLRGLNEIAAGRGQSLAQLALNWVLRDPRMTSALIGASSVAQLETNVAALEAPAITDGELAEIDKFAETTEGVNIWARR; from the coding sequence ATGACCACTGGCTCTGACTACCGCGCAGCGGATTCACGCTATGCCTCCATGGAGTACCGGCGTACCGGCCGCAGCGGCCTCAAACTCCCCGCTGTCTCCCTCGGACTCTGGCACAACTTCGGGGACGACCGCACCCTCAGCTCCCAGCGGGCCATTCTGCGTCGCGCCTTCGACCTGGGCATCACCCACTTCGACCTGGCCAACAACTACGGTCCGCCACCCGGGTCCGCCGAGCTGAACTTCGGAAAGATCTTCGCCCAGGACTTCCGCGGCTACCGCGACGAGCTGATTCTCTCGACAAAAGCCGGATATCTGATGCACCCCGGCCCTTACGGCGAATGGGGCTCCCGGAAATATCTGCTCTCGTCGCTGGATGCCTCGCTGAAGCGGATGGGCGTCGATTACGTCGATATCTTCTACTCGCACCGCTTCGATCCGGACACCCCGCTGGAGGAGACGATGGGCGCCCTGGCGTCCGCCGTCCAGCAGGGCAAGGCCCTGTACGTCGGGGTCTCCTCGTACAACACGGAGCAGACCCGCGAGGCGGTCCGCATCCTGCGCGAGATGGGGGTGCGCCCGCTGATCCACCAGCCCTCGTACTCGATGATCAACCGCTGGATCGAGGACGACGGCCTGCTGGACACGGTCGCCGACGCGGGCATGGGGTGCATCGCGTTCGCCCCGCTGGCCCAGGGCATGCTCACTGACAAGTACCTCGACGGCGTCCCCGAGGGCTCGCGGGCCGCGCAGGGCAAGTCCCTGGACCCGAACCTCCTCACCGACGAGGTCGTCCGCCGCCTCCGCGGCCTGAACGAGATCGCGGCCGGCCGCGGCCAGTCGCTGGCCCAGCTCGCGCTGAACTGGGTCCTGCGGGATCCCCGGATGACCTCCGCCCTGATCGGCGCCAGCAGCGTGGCCCAGCTGGAGACGAACGTCGCGGCCCTCGAAGCGCCCGCGATCACCGACGGGGAACTCGCCGAGATCGACAAGTTCGCCGAGACGACGGAGGGCGTCAACATCTGGGCCCGCCGTTAA
- a CDS encoding isoprenyl transferase, with translation MRIPYPPALRDLVYRLYARRVEGRLDHAQVPKHIGVILDGNRRWARADGLSTEQGHQAGAAKIGELLGWCAETDVEVVTLWLLSTDNLDRPAAELTPLLGIIENTVRNLAADGRWRVHHVGNRDLLPDATQRVLKKAEQDTLDNQGILVNVAVAYGGRQEIADAVRSLLLEHAERGTSFEELAEIVDIDLISEHLYTRGQPDPDLVIRTSGEQRLSGFMLWQSAHSEYYFCEVFWPAFRKIDFLRALRDYAARHRRYGN, from the coding sequence ATGCGCATCCCGTATCCGCCTGCACTGCGCGATCTTGTCTACCGGCTGTACGCCCGCCGGGTGGAGGGCCGCCTGGACCACGCCCAGGTGCCCAAACACATCGGCGTCATCCTGGACGGCAACCGTCGCTGGGCGCGGGCCGACGGACTGTCGACGGAGCAGGGCCACCAGGCGGGTGCGGCCAAGATCGGCGAGCTGCTGGGGTGGTGCGCGGAGACCGACGTCGAGGTCGTCACGCTCTGGCTGCTCTCGACGGACAACCTCGACCGGCCGGCGGCCGAGCTGACCCCGCTGCTGGGGATCATCGAGAACACCGTGCGCAATCTGGCCGCGGACGGCCGCTGGCGGGTGCACCACGTCGGCAACCGCGATCTGCTGCCCGACGCGACCCAGCGGGTGCTCAAGAAGGCCGAGCAGGACACCCTCGACAACCAGGGCATCCTGGTGAACGTCGCGGTCGCCTACGGCGGCCGCCAGGAGATCGCGGACGCGGTGCGCTCGCTGCTGCTGGAGCACGCCGAGCGCGGTACGAGCTTCGAGGAGCTGGCCGAGATCGTCGACATCGACCTGATCTCGGAGCACCTCTACACCCGGGGTCAGCCGGACCCGGACCTGGTGATCCGCACCAGTGGCGAGCAGCGGCTGTCCGGCTTCATGCTCTGGCAGAGCGCGCACTCCGAGTACTACTTCTGCGAGGTCTTCTGGCCGGCGTTCCGGAAGATCGACTTCCTGCGGGCGCTGCGCGACTACGCGGCCCGGCACCGCCGCTACGGCAACTGA
- a CDS encoding PhoH family protein codes for MVNSKKRRESDRRTYVLDTSVLLADPAAMSRFDEHEVVLPVVVVTELEAKRHHPELGYFARQALRRLDEYRVQYGRLDAPIPIGELGGTLRVELNHSDPGLLPAAFLNGHSRLGDNDSRILAVARNLQAEGFDVTVVSKDLPMRIKASSVGLLAEEYRAELAITDSGWTGMAELALSAEQVDDLFAAETAHVPGADELPVHTGLVLQSERGKALGRVTPEGAVRLVRGDREAFGIHGRSAEQRIALDLLLDPEVGIVSMGGRAGTGKSALALCAGLEAVLERRQHSKVMVFRPLYAVGGQELGYLPGTEAEKMSPWAQAVFDTLSAVTTKDVIEEVVSRGMLEVLPLTHIRGRSLHDAFVIVDEAQSLERNVLLTVLSRIGANSRVVLTHDVAQRDNLRVGRYDGVVAVVEKLKGHPLFAHVTLNRSERSPIAALVTEMLEDGRI; via the coding sequence GTGGTGAACAGCAAGAAGCGCCGTGAGAGCGACCGGCGCACCTATGTACTCGACACCAGCGTCCTGTTGGCGGATCCGGCCGCCATGTCCCGCTTCGACGAACACGAGGTGGTGCTGCCGGTCGTCGTGGTCACGGAGTTGGAGGCCAAGCGCCACCATCCCGAGCTCGGGTACTTCGCGCGGCAGGCACTCCGCCGGCTGGACGAGTACCGGGTGCAGTACGGGCGGCTGGACGCGCCCATCCCCATCGGGGAACTCGGCGGGACGCTCCGGGTCGAGCTCAACCACTCCGACCCGGGACTGCTGCCCGCCGCCTTCCTCAACGGTCACAGCCGGCTGGGCGACAACGACTCGCGGATCCTCGCGGTCGCCCGCAACCTCCAGGCCGAGGGGTTCGACGTCACCGTCGTCTCCAAGGACCTGCCGATGCGCATCAAGGCGTCCTCGGTGGGTCTGCTGGCCGAGGAGTACCGCGCCGAGCTGGCCATCACCGACTCCGGCTGGACCGGCATGGCCGAACTCGCCCTCTCCGCGGAGCAGGTGGACGACCTCTTCGCCGCCGAGACCGCCCACGTCCCGGGTGCGGACGAACTCCCGGTGCACACCGGGCTGGTGCTGCAGTCCGAGCGCGGCAAGGCCCTGGGCCGGGTCACCCCGGAGGGCGCGGTCCGGCTGGTGCGCGGCGACCGGGAGGCGTTCGGCATCCACGGCCGCAGCGCCGAGCAGCGGATCGCACTGGACCTGCTGCTCGACCCGGAGGTCGGCATCGTCTCGATGGGCGGCCGGGCCGGCACCGGCAAGTCGGCGCTGGCGCTGTGCGCCGGTCTGGAGGCGGTGCTGGAGCGCCGGCAGCACAGCAAGGTGATGGTGTTCCGCCCGCTGTACGCGGTCGGCGGGCAGGAGCTGGGCTATCTGCCGGGCACCGAGGCGGAGAAGATGAGCCCCTGGGCGCAGGCGGTCTTCGACACGCTGTCCGCGGTGACCACCAAGGACGTCATCGAGGAGGTGGTCTCCCGCGGGATGTTGGAGGTGCTGCCGCTGACCCACATCCGCGGCCGCTCGCTGCACGACGCGTTCGTCATCGTGGACGAGGCCCAGTCGTTGGAACGGAACGTCCTGTTGACCGTTCTGTCCCGGATCGGGGCCAATTCCCGGGTCGTGCTCACCCATGACGTCGCCCAGCGGGACAACCTCAGGGTCGGTCGGTACGACGGAGTGGTCGCCGTCGTGGAGAAACTGAAGGGGCATCCGCTCTTCGCGCACGTCACGCTCAACCGTTCGGAGCGCTCGCCGATCGCCGCGCTGGTGACCGAAATGCTGGAGGACGGCAGGATCTGA
- a CDS encoding transglycosylase SLT domain-containing protein: MSRISVRGFAVASATAVTTVGAVVGVASGSQAAVGNTEATAADATIADIPAGQQAQVQTASLTQQADSASTQADAAALKSAQESARKAAAETAQNKKDQADKDKAEKQAKEREKALAASRSAVRDASDFVAKASYSIAETQAMARQMIASDQFQCFSNIVERESGWNYQATNSSSGAYGLVQALPGSKMSSAGSDWQTNPATQIKWGLNYMNSRYGSPCGAWSFWQANSWY; the protein is encoded by the coding sequence GTGAGCCGGATCTCGGTCCGGGGATTCGCAGTGGCCTCCGCCACCGCGGTCACCACCGTCGGCGCCGTCGTCGGCGTCGCATCGGGCAGCCAGGCAGCCGTCGGCAACACCGAGGCAACGGCCGCCGACGCGACGATCGCCGACATCCCCGCGGGCCAGCAGGCCCAGGTGCAGACGGCATCGCTGACGCAGCAGGCAGACTCGGCGTCCACCCAGGCGGACGCGGCGGCACTGAAGTCCGCGCAGGAGTCGGCCCGCAAGGCGGCCGCGGAGACCGCGCAGAACAAGAAGGACCAGGCCGACAAGGACAAGGCGGAGAAGCAGGCCAAGGAGCGCGAGAAGGCGCTGGCCGCCTCCCGCTCGGCCGTGCGCGACGCCAGCGACTTCGTCGCGAAGGCTTCGTACAGCATTGCCGAGACCCAGGCGATGGCGCGGCAGATGATCGCCTCCGACCAGTTCCAGTGCTTCAGCAACATCGTGGAGCGCGAGTCCGGTTGGAACTACCAGGCGACCAACTCCTCGTCCGGTGCCTACGGCCTCGTCCAGGCGCTGCCCGGCTCCAAGATGTCCTCCGCCGGTTCCGACTGGCAGACCAACCCGGCCACCCAGATCAAGTGGGGCCTGAACTACATGAACAGCCGGTACGGCAGCCCCTGCGGTGCCTGGTCGTTCTGGCAGGCCAACAGCTGGTACTAG